GCCAGGCCCGTTTTTGATCGACGAAACATAGCAATATCCCTCCAAACAAGCGTAGGAATGCTATTCTGGTATACCATCGTCAAATCTATATTTTTGAGGCTCTCATTTGGAGGATTTATATTTGGGTGCGCCGATCCGCTCGGTCAGGCGTTCCAGGAAGATCCGCACCGCCGAAGGCGGGCGCTTGATCGTGGAGGTCACGGCGTTGAACGTAAGCGACCAGCCGAGGTTCGGAGGAGTGACGGAGCACAGCAGCCCGGCCTTCAGGTCGGCCTCGACTAGAGGGCGGGGGAGCACTGTGAGCAATTTCCCCTGCATCAGCATTTCCCGCACCAGCGTGATGTTGCGGATGTCGACCGCGAGGCGCGGCTGATCGAGTTTTGCTCGGGTGAAAGTGCGACCCCATTCAGGGAAGTTCGAGCGAATATCGCCGATCTGGATCCACGGGTGCGCGGTAAGGTCTTCCAGCGCCACCTTCTTCTTTCGTGACAATGGGTGTCCGGCACCTGCGACAACGAGCATATCCACGTCCAGCAGGGGATCGATCTTCAGCGCCTTGTCCTGCTGGTTGTCGGCCGACGTGCCGAGGAGGACCGAGATATCGCCTGAATGCAGCCGATCGGCAGCAGCGGGCAGGACGCCGTGCGAGATATGGATCTCGAGCAGGGGGAACTCTTCGACCATCTGGCTGAGAACCTCGGTCACCGCGGTCCCGGTTGCGCTGGGCGACATGCAGATATCGAGTCGCCCGATGCTTCCGCTTTCGAGCGCCCCGATCTCTTCCCGCGCGAGCTTGATCTCCCGTGAGACGCGCTGCGCGCAGGCCGCCATGATTTCCCCCACCTCGGTCAGGGTGACCGGCCTGGTCCCCCGCTCGACCAGCGTGGCACCGACCGCCTCTTCCAGCTGTGCGATCGCGATGCTGAGGGCCGGCTGGGTGAT
This region of Altererythrobacter sp. CAU 1644 genomic DNA includes:
- a CDS encoding LysR family transcriptional regulator, which encodes MPQMEVTLRQLNYLLQVQEKASFTAAADLLGITQPALSIAIAQLEEAVGATLVERGTRPVTLTEVGEIMAACAQRVSREIKLAREEIGALESGSIGRLDICMSPSATGTAVTEVLSQMVEEFPLLEIHISHGVLPAAADRLHSGDISVLLGTSADNQQDKALKIDPLLDVDMLVVAGAGHPLSRKKKVALEDLTAHPWIQIGDIRSNFPEWGRTFTRAKLDQPRLAVDIRNITLVREMLMQGKLLTVLPRPLVEADLKAGLLCSVTPPNLGWSLTFNAVTSTIKRPPSAVRIFLERLTERIGAPKYKSSK